From Micrococcus porci, one genomic window encodes:
- a CDS encoding ParB N-terminal domain-containing protein — MSTPGHIELDRAVDSLHVGRRHRADLGDIDALAASIERDGLLQPLTVSPDGVLICGARRLAAIKQLGWRTVNVWVRSGISDRLGHLLAEQDDNVLHKPLTALEAAALYRELKSLMAEDAARRKAATQFRSDNQPGTHGPGKFPEPSGATGEAREQAAGMIPGGASYKTLDKIGYLEHAATDETLPEHVRAAAQRGLEQIDAGSPVHPIYETIRNHTANPDAGDEALHQAAADALARVQSAGRPKPAPAKKPNSTPESGPVQYPVRAFVVTWTELDQWWTHYDPAVLAVELTDEHVATFLRVIEHTIAFADALQAALTNHDDTTTASGTVTESDDGHAGGRPQLRAV; from the coding sequence ATGAGTACCCCGGGGCACATCGAGCTGGACCGCGCCGTTGACTCCCTGCATGTCGGTCGACGTCACCGTGCCGACCTGGGTGACATCGATGCGCTGGCGGCCTCGATTGAGCGCGATGGGTTGTTGCAGCCGTTGACGGTCAGCCCCGACGGGGTGCTGATCTGCGGGGCACGCCGGCTGGCGGCGATCAAGCAGCTCGGCTGGCGCACCGTCAACGTGTGGGTCCGCTCCGGCATCTCCGACCGGCTCGGCCATCTGCTGGCCGAACAAGACGACAACGTCCTACACAAGCCGCTCACCGCGCTGGAAGCCGCCGCCCTCTACCGCGAACTGAAATCACTCATGGCCGAGGATGCTGCGCGTCGCAAGGCCGCGACCCAGTTCCGCAGCGACAACCAGCCCGGAACCCACGGTCCCGGAAAATTTCCGGAACCGTCGGGAGCCACCGGTGAGGCTCGTGAGCAGGCTGCCGGAATGATCCCCGGCGGGGCCTCGTACAAGACGCTGGACAAGATCGGCTACCTCGAACACGCCGCCACCGACGAGACGCTGCCCGAACACGTGAGGGCCGCGGCGCAGCGGGGGTTGGAGCAGATCGACGCGGGCAGCCCGGTCCATCCGATCTACGAGACCATCCGCAACCACACCGCCAACCCCGATGCTGGCGATGAGGCGTTGCATCAGGCCGCGGCCGACGCCCTCGCCCGCGTCCAATCCGCCGGTAGACCGAAACCCGCCCCGGCCAAGAAACCCAACAGCACCCCCGAGAGCGGGCCGGTGCAGTACCCGGTGCGAGCGTTCGTGGTGACGTGGACCGAACTGGACCAGTGGTGGACCCACTACGACCCGGCCGTGCTCGCCGTCGAACTCACCGACGAACACGTCGCCACGTTCCTGCGCGTGATCGAACACACCATCGCGTTCGCCGACGCCCTCCAAGCCGCCCTCACCAACCATGACGACACCACCACCGCATCCGGCACTGTTACTGAGAGTGATGACGGACATGCAGGTGGGCGTCCGCAGTTACGCGCGGTCTAA
- a CDS encoding helix-turn-helix transcriptional regulator: MPSVKIPPLLLDADEVCSLVTGLLLLEAGGVNEAATVRTKLEQLLPPKLRQQAAATALATQVITPVAAPVDWRLLGVLAEAVAQGQNLRFTYTDQHSKVSERHIRPYRHALRKGAWYLIAYDIQRTDWRLFRLDRIQHATPEPTATGIDVPVFPSPSIEEWLTTDFGRLPASAG; this comes from the coding sequence GTGCCGAGCGTCAAGATCCCGCCCCTGCTGCTAGACGCCGACGAGGTCTGCTCACTCGTCACCGGGCTACTCCTCCTGGAAGCCGGCGGCGTCAACGAGGCAGCGACGGTGCGCACCAAGCTGGAACAGCTCCTCCCGCCGAAGCTGCGTCAACAGGCAGCAGCGACGGCATTGGCGACCCAAGTGATCACTCCCGTCGCCGCGCCGGTTGATTGGCGGCTCCTCGGTGTGCTGGCAGAGGCCGTGGCCCAAGGACAGAACCTGCGCTTCACCTACACTGACCAGCACAGCAAGGTGAGCGAACGCCACATACGTCCCTACCGGCACGCGCTGCGCAAAGGCGCCTGGTACCTGATTGCCTACGACATTCAACGCACCGACTGGCGGCTGTTCCGGCTCGACCGCATTCAACACGCCACGCCCGAGCCAACTGCCACCGGCATCGACGTACCCGTCTTCCCCAGCCCCTCTATCGAGGAATGGCTCACCACTGATTTCGGACGACTCCCGGCCTCCGCCGGTTAA